In a single window of the Rhopalosiphum padi isolate XX-2018 chromosome 1, ASM2088224v1, whole genome shotgun sequence genome:
- the LOC132932427 gene encoding uncharacterized protein LOC132932427: MDRFLSTTSNKRVCLEKVDDPPAVDVSAPLSEFKFQYLFDTFYKLVSINGDKIKASCQNCHKVITAYKTSSGNLLSHIKSQHTFLVSKVEDARKRKNESTQSTSSTFIQSKIYDSTKKVSKDKINELVFNYIVNEMRPLITCEKRSFRELIMGLTGIKDTSILPNRIQIKAQLTSRYGLYVQMLTDLIQQHNYICATADIWSSNNKSFMGMTCHMINESTYERTSYILGCRRMMGSHNYINIAEMMTDITETYKLDHSKITHTVTDNASNFCKSFKTFSKPLPDVHQINSCTFGNFNEDSDAGNCSTDTADDEDTNLNLVDVYEVLSTPVISDTANDNFSLPSHITCCAHTLNLIATRDISSIDDSKYKKMSELSFQKLQSFWNLLSRSTVASDKVFEICGCKFPVPIMTRWNSLFDATKKVLLHKTEVIKAFEELRLTKLKANEWDFLKEYCNVMEPLTISLDKMQCEKKGFLGYVAPIILVLRRTLILLSNLKYCRPLCIKIVQSLEKRFAYLFDLSLPKSKSFVIASISHPKIKLSWIPVRYIDSCKQLFLTECNEMYTNISDIQKKTAVASGDDDSDNSDQEYYSCLHEHTNNGSSANDSRITNFSCVQALTFLNSPKKEISVLEDYPIVKQVFLKYNTTIPSSAPVERLFSEAIQVLTHRRNRLGDKTFEMLLCCKSKN, encoded by the exons atggaTAGATTTTTAAGTACAACGTCCAACAAAAGAGTTTGTCTGGAAAAAGTTGATGACCCACCTGCTGTTGACGTTTCGGCACCATTGtcagaatttaaatttcaatatttattcgaTACGTTTTATAAACTGGTGTCAATAAATGGTGATAAAATCAAAGCTTCTTGTCAAAATTGTCATAAAGTCATTACTGCATATAAAACTTCAAGTGGCAACTTATTAAGTCATATTAAG AGTCAACATACCTTTTTAGTGTCAAAAGTTGAAGATGCTAGGAAGAGAAAGAATGAATCAACTCAATCAACCTCGTCTACCTTTATCCaatctaaaatatatgattctaccaaaaaagtttcaaaagacaag aTAAATGAgttggtatttaattatatagttaatgaaATGAGACCACTGATTACATGTGAAAAGCGTAGCTTTCGAGAATTAATTATGGGACTTACTGGAATTAAAGATACTTCTATTTTGCCAAACAGAATTCAAATAAAAGCTCAATTAACATCCAGATATGGATTATACGTGCAGATGCTTACAGATTTGATACAACAGCATAATTATATTTGTGCAACTGCAGACATTTGGAGCTCAAACAATAAAAGCTTTAtgg gtatgaCGTGCCATATGATAAATGAGTCTACATATGAACGAACTTCATATATTTTAGGATGTAGAAGAATGATGGGAAgtcataactatattaatattgctgAGATGATGACTGATATAACTGAAACATACAAATTGGACCATTCAAAAATCACTCATACTGTCACAGACAACGCCAGTAACTtttgtaaatcatttaaaacattttctaaacCTTTACCTGATGTACATCAGATAAATTCTTGTACCTTCGGAAATTTCAATGAAGATAGTGATGCTGGTAACTGTAGTACTGATACAGCTGACGATGaagatacaaatttaaatttagtagatGTCTATGAAGTACTCTCAACTCCAGTGATATCTGACACAGCGAATGATAATTTTTCTCTACCATCACATATTACTTGCTGTGCCCATACGTTAAATTTGATAGCAACACGTGATATTTCTTCAATTGATgatagtaaatacaaaaaaatgtcggAATTGTCATTCCAAAAATTGCAAAGCTTTTGGAATTTATTAAGTAGGAGCACGGTTGCATCTGACAAAGTGTTTGAAATATGTGGTTGCAAATTTCCCGTCCCTATTATGACAAGATGGAACTCATTATTCGATGCAACTAAAAAAGTACTGCTTCATAAAACTGAAGTTATTAAAGCATTTGAAGAATTacgtttaacaaaattaaaggCAAATGAATGGGATTTCTTGAAGGAATACTGTAATGTAATGGAACCTTTAACAATTTCTTTGGACAAGATGCAATGCGAAAAAAAAGGTTTCTTAGGCTATGTTGCacctattattttagttttacgcCGCACTTTGatattgttatcaaatttaaaatactgtagACCATTGTGTATTAAAATAGTACAAAGTTTAGAAAAAAGGTTtgcttatttatttgatttgtcATTGCCCAAAAGTAAAAGTTTTGTCATCGCTTCGATAAGTCAtcccaaaattaaattaagttggaTTCCTGTTCGATACATTGATTCGTGTAAACAACTTTTTTTGACTGAGTGCAATGAAATGTATACTAATATCAGTGATATCCAAAAAAAAACTGCCGTAGCTAGTGGTGATGATGACAGTGATAATAGTGATCAGGAATATTACTCATGTTTGCACGAACACACCAATAATGGATCCTCTGCTAATGATTCAAGAATTACAAACTTTTCTTGTGTACAGGCTTTGACATTCTTAAATTCTCCAAAAAAAGAAATTAGTGTATTAGAAGATTATCCCATAGTTAAACAAGTGTTCTTAAAATACAACACAACTATTCCGTCTTCAGCTCCAGTCGAACGACTTTTTAGTGAAGCAATCCAAGTATTAACACACAGGAGAAACCGTCTAGGAGATAAGACATTTGAGATGTTACTATGTTGTAAGTCAAAAAATTAA